Proteins from a genomic interval of Spiroplasma endosymbiont of Lonchoptera lutea:
- a CDS encoding TatD family hydrolase codes for MNGLFDTHCHLVSDSYQDEDINNILEEAKLIGVNLICNVGYDLKTSKLAVDQAFSSPDVFAAVGIHPNDVSNHQEHHLYELEELIKTGSVCAIGEIGLDYYRNQDSSDLQKEWFIKQIKLAKKYQLPILVHIRDAFDDAYEILKQYDVVGIMHCFSANTKTANKFIELGYYISFSGILTFENAKDLQQVAKDIPLNKIVLETDAPYLTPVPYRGTKNYPKNIIFTAKKLASLKKISLNDVIITTTNNAKRILGINLKCKIKKDTYIKNKLC; via the coding sequence GTGAATGGTTTATTTGATACGCATTGTCATTTAGTCTCAGATTCATATCAAGATGAAGATATAAATAATATTTTAGAAGAAGCGAAATTAATTGGTGTTAATTTAATTTGTAATGTTGGTTATGATTTAAAAACTAGTAAATTAGCAGTTGACCAAGCATTTTCTTCACCCGATGTATTTGCAGCTGTTGGCATTCATCCTAACGATGTTAGTAATCATCAAGAACACCATCTTTATGAATTGGAAGAACTAATTAAAACAGGAAGTGTTTGTGCTATTGGTGAAATTGGATTAGATTACTATCGCAATCAAGATAGTAGTGATTTACAAAAAGAATGATTTATTAAACAAATTAAATTAGCTAAAAAATATCAATTACCAATTTTAGTTCACATTCGTGATGCTTTTGATGATGCTTATGAAATTTTAAAACAATATGATGTTGTTGGCATTATGCATTGTTTTTCAGCAAATACAAAAACTGCTAATAAGTTTATTGAATTAGGATATTATATTTCTTTTTCAGGAATTCTTACTTTTGAAAATGCTAAAGATTTGCAACAAGTTGCTAAAGATATTCCCTTAAATAAAATTGTTTTAGAAACTGATGCTCCGTATTTAACACCTGTTCCTTATCGGGGAACAAAAAATTATCCAAAAAATATTATTTTTACTGCTAAAAAATTAGCAAGTTTAAAAAAAATATCCTTAAATGATGTTATTATCACAACAACAAATAATGCGAAACGAATTTTAGGAATTAACCTGAAATGTAAAATTAAAAAGGACACTTATATAAAAAACAAATTGTGTTAA